Proteins encoded in a region of the Rickettsia bellii RML369-C genome:
- a CDS encoding type IV secretion system protein, which produces MKLFPRTLLKILVVSFILNFGVTSKSYADDTLDTIVNTLQNLTCETQGVGDLLRTEFSQTCIVAPFFTFAIMNLVSPVLYMNTFLKLRINDNELFGTQFPGGQCTRENRADPNDLKLTFGLCSNLKLAGVRAKAVVDSALAIAKAVLTGNDPWDDIKEAWKNNKADYYNIYTQKPEDSGTMWDLGVPIFWKVVQDNDRICVGTYGFTGVVPVGCKYIKEPFPKSMYNSFMDVNDTNFIDDPNNKAVDPLALVSCSAAGGGCYQKAYNASRTAVVMTSPLIECIRQMIARLLISEDVCSFDDVNAVVNSASRQTSALFQFQVGMYRIVTAFLTLYVMLFGAKILLAGQVPPKNEYINFILKIIFVTYFSIGLNITPGSTSPYDRMDGMIQWAFPFLLNGINGLASWVMNAAPSGLCKFNGPDISYDNSVAYIALWDALDCRVAHYLGLDMLSTLLVENTYKSHNFANFDFFSFSAPPYIYLLIPAIISGNMMLVSLALAYPLLVISVAAFMVNATVMCMVSIVILGILAPLFVPMFLFDYTRGYFDSWVKLMISFLLQPMVVVTFMITMFSVYDFGFYGKCQYQSKLIHNSIEGALQGQTFKRDVLVFFVDNDWTKYSKEDAESCQNSLGYMLNNPISTAFNFAKDSVEQIVGSKPNQTCDPKAADADTKCNPKPGDSSTSSFLSKFQFLSGVILGPGMFFVSPKLLFEKIKDILLALVTACFTLYLMYNFSSQLANFAADMTEGVALSSVAIKPQAVFKAAMAALAAAGNATKGLDQFATKGGGGGDLLSTKGGRAGDLVKGSGGGGGSEGGDSFTSGGLRETSSTAATPSSALSSVGKSVGGTATPSSASEEMLDTSFSNRKPIEAPVSQPTTVSTQIDTAIKTEPPKVSAAEVVRNTAEDKLEDLSSKLNVTKEIKEAVPESQKEEPKEPRVKHTTEVEPELNLDENLGVTRTIRGLDKDRKFTEQESHELKIGEAGYVKQEMRNAQIRDRRAAFEKETEELYRSVGGRAKDKATERNDGTIENRSKKIDSGSDENP; this is translated from the coding sequence ATGAAATTATTTCCTCGTACTTTACTTAAAATTCTAGTGGTCAGTTTTATCCTCAATTTTGGGGTTACAAGCAAGTCATATGCCGATGATACCCTCGATACTATTGTTAATACACTACAGAATTTAACTTGTGAAACACAAGGAGTCGGTGACTTATTACGTACCGAATTTTCTCAAACCTGTATTGTCGCTCCATTTTTTACTTTTGCTATAATGAATCTTGTATCTCCTGTTTTATACATGAATACATTCTTAAAGCTTAGAATAAATGACAATGAATTATTTGGTACACAATTTCCGGGAGGGCAATGTACGCGTGAAAACAGAGCTGACCCAAATGATCTTAAATTAACTTTTGGTTTATGTAGTAATTTAAAACTGGCAGGGGTAAGAGCAAAAGCAGTTGTAGATTCAGCACTTGCTATTGCTAAGGCTGTATTAACCGGCAATGATCCATGGGATGATATAAAGGAAGCTTGGAAAAACAATAAAGCAGATTATTATAATATATATACCCAAAAACCAGAAGATAGCGGTACAATGTGGGATTTAGGGGTACCAATTTTTTGGAAAGTTGTTCAAGATAATGATCGTATATGTGTTGGGACATATGGTTTTACGGGTGTAGTACCAGTAGGATGTAAATATATAAAAGAGCCATTTCCAAAATCTATGTATAATAGCTTTATGGATGTAAACGATACAAATTTTATTGACGATCCTAATAATAAAGCTGTTGATCCTTTAGCATTGGTTTCTTGTAGTGCAGCAGGTGGAGGTTGCTATCAAAAAGCTTATAACGCTTCAAGAACTGCAGTAGTTATGACTTCTCCGCTTATAGAATGCATAAGACAAATGATCGCAAGATTATTGATTAGTGAAGATGTATGTAGCTTTGATGATGTAAACGCAGTAGTTAATTCAGCTTCAAGGCAGACTAGTGCTTTATTCCAGTTTCAAGTAGGAATGTATAGAATAGTTACGGCTTTCTTAACTTTATATGTTATGCTTTTTGGTGCTAAAATACTTCTTGCAGGTCAAGTTCCCCCAAAAAATGAGTATATAAACTTTATATTAAAAATAATATTTGTAACTTATTTTTCAATAGGATTAAACATAACACCAGGTAGTACTTCCCCTTATGATCGTATGGATGGGATGATTCAATGGGCATTTCCTTTCTTGCTTAATGGTATAAACGGATTAGCAAGTTGGGTTATGAATGCTGCCCCATCTGGGTTATGTAAATTTAATGGTCCGGATATTTCATATGACAATAGTGTTGCATATATTGCATTATGGGATGCTTTAGATTGTCGGGTAGCCCATTATTTGGGGCTAGATATGTTATCTACACTATTAGTTGAGAATACTTATAAAAGCCATAATTTTGCAAATTTCGACTTTTTTAGCTTTAGTGCTCCTCCATATATTTACTTACTAATACCCGCTATAATATCTGGCAATATGATGCTAGTATCTCTAGCTCTTGCCTATCCGTTGCTTGTGATCTCAGTGGCTGCCTTTATGGTTAATGCCACCGTTATGTGCATGGTATCTATAGTAATACTTGGTATTTTAGCCCCTCTTTTCGTGCCAATGTTTTTATTTGACTATACACGAGGCTATTTTGATAGCTGGGTTAAGCTAATGATTTCGTTTTTACTTCAGCCTATGGTAGTAGTTACTTTTATGATTACTATGTTTTCGGTTTATGATTTTGGTTTTTACGGAAAATGCCAATATCAAAGTAAATTGATTCATAATAGTATAGAGGGTGCCTTACAGGGACAAACTTTTAAAAGGGATGTTTTAGTATTTTTTGTTGATAATGATTGGACAAAATATAGTAAAGAAGATGCAGAAAGTTGTCAAAATAGCTTAGGCTATATGTTAAATAATCCGATTTCAACAGCTTTTAACTTTGCCAAAGACAGTGTAGAACAAATAGTTGGCAGTAAGCCAAACCAGACTTGCGATCCAAAGGCAGCCGATGCAGATACTAAATGTAATCCAAAACCTGGAGATAGTAGTACAAGTAGTTTCCTCTCTAAATTCCAGTTTTTATCAGGAGTAATTTTAGGTCCGGGAATGTTCTTTGTTTCTCCTAAATTACTTTTTGAGAAGATTAAAGATATTTTACTTGCTCTAGTTACAGCCTGTTTTACCTTATATTTAATGTATAATTTTAGCAGCCAGCTAGCTAATTTTGCAGCAGATATGACGGAAGGGGTAGCTCTTAGCAGCGTTGCCATAAAACCGCAAGCGGTATTTAAAGCCGCAATGGCTGCACTTGCCGCTGCAGGTAATGCAACCAAAGGTCTTGACCAATTCGCTACCAAAGGTGGAGGTGGTGGTGATTTACTCAGCACTAAAGGTGGAAGAGCCGGTGATTTAGTAAAAGGTAGCGGCGGTGGCGGTGGTAGTGAAGGAGGTGATTCTTTCACATCAGGTGGTCTTAGAGAAACGTCTAGTACGGCTGCAACTCCATCTTCTGCACTAAGTTCTGTTGGTAAAAGTGTAGGCGGCACAGCAACACCAAGTAGTGCTTCTGAAGAAATGCTTGATACTAGCTTTAGTAATAGAAAACCTATAGAAGCACCTGTGTCTCAACCAACGACAGTTTCAACGCAAATTGATACTGCTATTAAAACTGAGCCACCGAAAGTAAGTGCAGCAGAAGTTGTAAGAAATACTGCAGAAGATAAGCTTGAAGATTTATCAAGTAAGCTTAATGTTACAAAAGAAATTAAAGAAGCTGTACCTGAATCTCAGAAAGAAGAACCAAAAGAGCCAAGAGTAAAACATACTACTGAGGTGGAACCGGAACTTAATTTAGACGAAAACCTTGGAGTTACACGTACTATCAGAGGGCTTGATAAGGACAGAAAATTTACCGAACAAGAAAGTCACGAATTAAAGATAGGTGAGGCAGGATACGTAAAGCAAGAGATGAGAAATGCTCAAATTCGTGATAGAAGAGCAGCATTTGAAAAAGAAACGGAGGAATTATATCGTAGTGTGGGTGGTAGAGCAAAAGATAAAGCGACCGAGCGAAATGATGGAACGATTGAAAATAGAAGCAAGAAAATAGATAGTGGTTCCGATGAAAATCCATAA